ATGATTAAGGGATTGGTAACTTCTCAAAATCAACCTGTAGAAAATATTACCATTAAAATTTTAGGAACTAACAGATCAACAAAATCCAGCAGTTCAGGTATGTATCAATTAAGTGGAGTCCCTTCTGGAAATTGCGATCTCGTTTTTTCAGGTGTCGGTTATCAGTCAAAACGAATTAGGGTAATACTAAAGGGAGATACTGCCCTGGTTAATGCCGATTTATTAGGTTTAGCTTCAGACTTAAATGATGTGGTGATTACTGGCGTAAACCGGGCAACACAATTACGTAAAAGCCCTGTGCCTATTGCCGTACTTTCTAAAAAAACAATGGACCAAAACGTAAATACCAATTTAATAGAGGCTATTGTTAAAGGAGTACCAGGAATTACAGCCGTTACTACCGGCCCGAATGTTTCTAAACCTTTTATAAGGGGCTTAGGTTATAACCGAGTATTAACTTTATATGATGGTTTAAGGCAAGAGGGGCAACAATGGGGCGATGAACATGGAATTGAGGTGGATGAATATGCTATTACCAGGGCCGAAGTTGTAAAAGGCCCAGCCAGTTTAACCTATGGTTCAGATGCATTAGCCGGGGTAATTAATATGATTCCTTATACACCGGATTTTGAAGATGGAAAGTTTAAAGGCGATTTTACTGCTAATTACCAAAGTAATAATGGGATGATCGGTTCGTCGCTAGGATTGGCCTACATTAAAAATGATTGGAAATACACATTTAGGGCAACCGGGAAAACAGCACATAATTACCAAAACAAAATTGATGGACTGGTTTACGGAACAGCTTTTAGAGAATACAATGTATCTGCCAGCGCCAGGGTAGATAAAGCCTGGGGCTTTTCTAAAACTGCCATTACCTATTACGATAATTTAATGGAAATTCCCGATGGTAGCAGAGATTCTTTGTCAAGGCGATTTACCAGACAGGTGCTGGATGACGGAGACGATATTAAGAACAGGCCAATTGTACCTGAAAGTGATTTGAATACCTACTCCATTAACCCCTTACATCAACACATTCAACATTATAGGTTTTACAATACCAGTCAGTTTAAATTTGGAACAAGTGATTTAAATTTATTAATTGGTGGACAACAAAGTGTAAGGAGAGAATATAATCACCCAACATTGCCAAGTCAGGCAGGGCTTTATGTCGTGTTGAACACTTTTAATTATGATCTTAAATACAACCTGCCCGATTTTGCCGGTATAGAAAGTACCATCGGACTTAATGGTATGTATCAGGGAAACAGGAGCAAAGCTGCTACCGATTTTCCCATTCCCGATTATGATCTCTTTGATGTTGGAGCTTTTTACTTCGCGAAGAAATCGATGGGTAAAGTAGATGTTTCCGGAGGCATTAGGATCGACAGAAGAAATATACACTGGAGTGATTTTTATGTAGGTACCGATGCACAAACAGGTTTCGGTAAACAAGTGAGTCCAGCCGATGCCACTGGAAAACTGCAGTTCCCATCTTTTGATAAAAACTACTATGGCTTGTCAGGAAGTTTGGGCTTAACCTACAATATTTCTGAAAAGTTATTAATTAAGGCCAATGTTGCGAGAGGATATAGAGCCCCAAATATTACAGAAATCGGTTCTAACGGATTAGATCCTGGTGCACATATTGTATACTTGGGTAACAGAGCCTTTAAGCCTGAATTCAACCTTCAGGAAGATATTGGTATTATTGCCTATTTGAAAGATGCTGATATTAGTATGGAACTGTTTAATAACAACATTCAGAACTATATTTACCAATCACGTTTAACCGATGCCAACGGAAATCCGGTTGTTATTGTTCCTGGTAACTTAACCTATCAGTATCAGCAATCAAAAGCCAGATTGTATGGCGCTGAAATTTCGGTGAATCTACATCCTGCAGCTATGAAATGGTTAAGTTTCAACAATAGTCTGGCTTATGTGGTTGGGATAAACCAGAATCAGGAGTTATTGAATAAACATGGCCGAGAGGCTAAATATCTACCTTTCATTCCTCCACTACAGGTGAGAACAGAGGTTAAGGCAACTGCACAAAAACCATTCGGCATTTTTGATAAGCCGTACATTAAAATAGATGCTGCTTTTTTTGCTGATCAGGATAAATTTTACGCGCTGGATAATACCGAAACTTTTACACCGGGTTATACCTTAATTAATGGAGGGGTAGGATCGGCACTGAAAACTAAAAAAGGGAAAACTTTGTGTGATATTTTTCTCCAGGCCGATAATATCTTCAATATTGCCTATCAATCAAATTTAAACAGGTTAAAGTATTTCGAATACTATAGCGGCATACCTAATGGCCGATCAGGCATTTACAACATGGGCAGGAATTTAAGTTTTAAAGTTATAATCCCGATTTAAGAGCAGAAAATTATTGGTTGTTATAGCCTTTCTTTTTTCATCATTTCGAGGAGGAATGACAAAGCAATCTTTTAATTGAATTCAGGTTATTGGGAAATGAGCGGTTTGTGGTTCTTGGCAATTACAGCCCCGCTATCGCTTATAGTCCTCGCTGCGCTCCGGGCTATTCCGCTTGATCGGGTTTAGAAACAAGAGTTTGTGCACCCCGCAAACCCCACAATGAAATATTGCCTAAGCCAATTAGCCGCGGTTGCAGCGTTACCCTGCAGCAACGAGGTACGAGGAAGCGAAGCGTATAAGCGGAAAACGGGACGAAACTTTATGCTTAGTACAAGCCTTGCGCTCCAAATGTGAAAAATATTTTAGTGTTAACCCAAATAATAATCATTTCAGCTTATTAACCTTCCATTCTATAGACTGTTCCTCATTTTTCCTACTTTTACTTCCATCATCATACATTAAACATTTACATTAATGGAACCCTCTTTAAGCGAACAGCGTTTAACTTTTTTAAGGCAATCAATGGGCAAGGTAATTACCGCTTCGCCTTCTAATTTTATGAATTGGCTGGCCCCGGTTTTAATCAAAGCAGATTACGGTATATTGGTTTGCCAGTATACTATCCGTAAAGAAATGACCAACCCTTATCAGATTTTACATGGCGGCGTAACGGCTGGTATTATTGATGATTTAATTGGTGCAACTGTTTTTACGATGGGATTAAACGAACGGTACACCACTGTAAATAATTATATCGATTATTTTGCCCCAGCAAGCGAAGGCGACGAAGTTATTGCAGAAACAGCAATTGTAAAAAGAGGACGCACGATATTAAATCTGCAATGTGAGATATTTTTACCTTCAAAAAATCGTTTAATAGCTAAAGGCTACTCAAACATGTTAAACATAGGTTAAGCCTTTTCTGCTAGCTTAAGAATTAATTGTTAATTCCTTTAAATTAACGAAACA
The nucleotide sequence above comes from Pedobacter riviphilus. Encoded proteins:
- a CDS encoding TonB-dependent receptor, with the translated sequence MIKGLVTSQNQPVENITIKILGTNRSTKSSSSGMYQLSGVPSGNCDLVFSGVGYQSKRIRVILKGDTALVNADLLGLASDLNDVVITGVNRATQLRKSPVPIAVLSKKTMDQNVNTNLIEAIVKGVPGITAVTTGPNVSKPFIRGLGYNRVLTLYDGLRQEGQQWGDEHGIEVDEYAITRAEVVKGPASLTYGSDALAGVINMIPYTPDFEDGKFKGDFTANYQSNNGMIGSSLGLAYIKNDWKYTFRATGKTAHNYQNKIDGLVYGTAFREYNVSASARVDKAWGFSKTAITYYDNLMEIPDGSRDSLSRRFTRQVLDDGDDIKNRPIVPESDLNTYSINPLHQHIQHYRFYNTSQFKFGTSDLNLLIGGQQSVRREYNHPTLPSQAGLYVVLNTFNYDLKYNLPDFAGIESTIGLNGMYQGNRSKAATDFPIPDYDLFDVGAFYFAKKSMGKVDVSGGIRIDRRNIHWSDFYVGTDAQTGFGKQVSPADATGKLQFPSFDKNYYGLSGSLGLTYNISEKLLIKANVARGYRAPNITEIGSNGLDPGAHIVYLGNRAFKPEFNLQEDIGIIAYLKDADISMELFNNNIQNYIYQSRLTDANGNPVVIVPGNLTYQYQQSKARLYGAEISVNLHPAAMKWLSFNNSLAYVVGINQNQELLNKHGREAKYLPFIPPLQVRTEVKATAQKPFGIFDKPYIKIDAAFFADQDKFYALDNTETFTPGYTLINGGVGSALKTKKGKTLCDIFLQADNIFNIAYQSNLNRLKYFEYYSGIPNGRSGIYNMGRNLSFKVIIPI
- a CDS encoding PaaI family thioesterase, whose amino-acid sequence is MEPSLSEQRLTFLRQSMGKVITASPSNFMNWLAPVLIKADYGILVCQYTIRKEMTNPYQILHGGVTAGIIDDLIGATVFTMGLNERYTTVNNYIDYFAPASEGDEVIAETAIVKRGRTILNLQCEIFLPSKNRLIAKGYSNMLNIG